The window aGTTAACACTTACGCATCTACTTTCCCTTTTAACATTGAAATTTTTATCTGCTAAATGTGCATTTTTTTGTGTCTTACCAACAGACATCCATCCCGGAGGCCGGAAAGAGCATTTTCCTCTCCTCTTCAGTGCCACTGCAAGCCACAGAGGCACCTTGGTCGGAATCTGAGGAATGAACCGACCGAAATCCCCCTGTCATTATTAATTCACATATTAATCACATGGTTAACAAAAAGGTTTCGATGGCAGTGGATTgtataaaaacaagaaagattatTATTACACTGATGAAATTGAGTTGCTCCATGTTCATATTGGGAACAATCTCCACAAGTTCGTCCTCTGCCATAAACTCAACCTGGTATGAATAGCTAACCAATTATACCATTGCAGACAGTACATGAAGGAACACATACAAGCAtagaggagagaagaagaacctcTTGTGGAGAAAATAGTGAGATATGAGGATCAGTCTGGCCAGCCATGGCTGTCTCTAAAAAAATCTCAGCTTTTCGACCTAAACGGAAATAGAAACAACTGTATAAGATTACTAACGTGTGGGATAATACACAGAAAGTACAGAGACGACAGAGAAACtctgatataaaaaaaaaaaaaaaaaaaaaNNNNNNNNNNNNNNNNNNNNNNNNNNNNNNNNNNNNNNNNNNNNNNNNNNNNNNNNNNNNNNNNNNNNNNNNNNNNNNNNNNNNNNNNNNNNNNNNNNNNNNNNNNNNNNNNNNNNNNNNNNNNNNNNNNNNNNNNNNNNNNNNNNNNNNNNNNNNNNNNNNNNNNNNNNNNNNNNNNNNNNNNNNNNNNNNNNNNNNNNNNNNNNNNNNNNNNNNNNNNNNNNNNNNNNNNNNNNNNNNNNNNNNNNNNNNNNNNNNNNNNNNNNNNNNNNNNNNNNNNNNNNNNNNNNNNNNNNNNNNNNNNNNNNNNNNNNNNNNNNNNNNNNNNNNNNNNNNNNNNNNNNNNNNNNNNNNNNNNNNNNNNNNNNNNNNNNNNNNNNNNNNNNNNNNNNNNNNNNNNNNNNNNNNNNNNNNNNNNNNNNNNNNNNNNNNNNNNNNNNNNNNNNNNNNNNNNNNNNNNNNNNNNNNNNNNNNNNNNNNNNNNNNNNNNNNNNNNNNNNNNNNNNNNNNNNNNNNNNNNNNNNNNNNNNNNNNNNNNNNNNNNNNNNNNNNNNNNNNNNNNNNNNNNNNNNNNNNNNNNNNNNNNNNNNNNNNNNNNNNNNNNNNNNNNNNNNNNNNNNNNNNNNNNNNNNNNNNNNNNNNNNNNNNNNNNNNNNNNNNNNNNNNNNNNNNNNNNNNNNNNNNNNNNNNNNNNNNNNNNNNNNNNNNNNNNNNNNNNNNNNNNNNNNNNNNNNNNNNNNNNNNNNNNNNNNNNNNNNNNNNNNNNNNNNNNNNNNNNNNNNNNNNNNNNNNNNNNNNNNNNNNNNNNNNNNNNNNNNNNNNNNNNNNNNNNNNNNNNNNNNNNNNNNNNNNNNNNNNNNNNNNNNNNNNNNNNNNNNNNNNNNNNNNNNNNNNNNNNNNNNNNNNNNNNNNNNNNNNNNNNNNNNNNNNNNNNNNNNNNNNNNNNNNNNNNNNNNNNNNNNNNNNNNNNNNNNNNNNNNNNNNNNNNNNNNNNNNNNNNNNNNNNNNNNNNNNNNNNNNNNNNNNNNNNNNNNNNNNNNNNNNNNNNNNNNNNNNNNNNNNNNNNNNNNNNNNNNNNNNNNNNNNNNNNNNNNNNNNNNNNNNNNNNNNNNNNNNNNNNNNNNNNNNNNNNNNNNNNNNNNNNNNNNNNNNNNNNNNNNNNNNNNNNNNNNNNNNNNNNNNNNNNNNNNNNNNNNNNNNNNNNNNNNNNNNNNNNNNNNNNNNNNNNNNNNNNNNNNNNNNNNNNNNNNNNNNNNNNNNNNNNNNNNNNNNNNNNNNNNNNNNNNNNNNNNNNNNNNNNNNNNNNNNNNNNNNNNNNNNNNNNNNNNNNNNNNNNNNNNNNNNNNNNNNNNNNNNNNNNNNNNNNNNNNNNNNNNNNNNNNNNNNNNNNNNNNNNNNNNNNNNNNNNNNNNNNNNNNNNNNNNNNNNNNNNNNNNNNNNNNNNNNNNNNNNNNNNNNNNNNNNNNNNNNNNNNNNNNNNNNNNNNNNNNNNNNNNNNNNNNNNNNNNNNNNNNNNNNNNNNNNNNNNNNNNNNNNNNNNNNNNNNNNNNNNNNNNNNNNNNNNNNNNNNNNNNNNNNNNNNNNNNNNNNNNNNNNNNNNNNNNNNNNNNNNNNNNNNNNNNNNNNNNNNNNNNNNNNNNNNNNNNNNNNNNNNNNNNNNNNNNNNNNNNNNNNNNNNNNNNNNNNNNNNNNNNNNNNNNNNNNNNNNNNNNNNNNNNNNNNNNNNNNNNNNNNNNNNNNNNNNNNNNNNNNNNNNNNNNNNNNNNNNNNNNNNNNNNNNNNNNNNNNNNNNNNNNNNNNNNNNNNNNNNNNNNNNNNNNNNNNNNNNNNNNNNNNNNNNNNNNNNNNNNNNNNNNNNNNNNNNNNNNNNNNNNNNNNNNNNNNNNNNNNNNNNNNNNNNNNNNNNNNNNNNNNNNNNNNNNNNNNNNNNNNNNNNNNNNNNNNNNNNNNNNNNNNNNNNNNNNNNNNNNNNNNNNNNNNNNNNNNNNNNNNNNNNNNNNNNNNNNNNNNNNNNNNNNNNNNNNNNNNNNNNNNNNNNNNNNNNNNNNNNNNNNNNNNNNNNNNNNNNNNNNNNNNNNNNNNNNNNNNNNNNNNNNNNNNNNNNNNNNNNNNNNNNNNNNNNNNNNNNNNNNNNNNNNNNNNNNNNNNNNNNNNNNNNNNNNNNNNNNNNNNNNNNNNNNNNNNNNNNNNNNNNNNNNNNNNNNNNNNNNNNNNNNNNNNNNNNNNNNNNNNNNNNNNNNNNNNNNNNNNNNNNNNNNNNNNNNNNNNNNNNNNNNNNNNNNNNNNNNNNNNNNNNNNNNNNNNNNNNNNNNNNNNNNNNNNNNNNNNNNNNNNNNNNNNNNNNNNNNNNNNNNNNNNNNNNNNNNNNNNNNNNNNNNNNNNNNNNNNNNNNNNNNNNNNNNNNNNNNNNNNNNNNNNNNNNNNNNNNNNNNNNNNNNNNNNNNNNNNNNNNNNNNNNNNNNNNNNNNNNNNNNNNNNNNNNNNNNNNNNNNNNNNNNNNNNNNNNNNNNNNNNNNNNNNNNNNNNNNNNNNNNNNNNNNNNNNNNNNNNNNNNNNNNNNNNNNNNNNNNNNNNNNNNNNNNNNNNNNNNNNNNNNNNNNNNNNNNNNNNNNNNNNNNNNNNNNNNNNNNNNNNNNNNNNNNNNNNNNNNNNNNNNNNNNNNNNNNNNNNNNNNNNNNNNNNNNNNNNNNNNNNNNNNNNNNNNNNNNNNNNNNNNNNNNNNNNNNNNNNNNNNNNNNNNNNNNNNNNNNNNNNNNNNNNNNNNNNNNNNNNNNNNNNNNNNNNNNNNNNNNNNNNNNNNNNNNNNNNNNNNNNNNNNNNNNNNNNNNNNNNNNNNNNNNNNNNNNNNNNNNNNNNNNNNNNNNNNNNNNNNNNNNNNNNNNNNNNNNNNNNNNNNNNNNNNNNNNNNNNNNNNNNNNNNNNNNNNNNNNNNNNNNNNNNNNNNNNNNNNNNNNNNNNNNNNNNNNNNNNNNNNNNNNNNNNNNNNNNNNNNNNNNNNNNNNNNNNNNNNNNNNNNNNNNNNNNNNNNNNNNNNNNNNNNNNNNNNNNNNNNNNNNNNNNNNNNNNNNNNNNNNNNNNNNNNNNNNNNNNNNNNNNNNNNNNNNNNNNNNNNNNNNNNNNNNNNNNNNNNNNNNNNNNNNNNNNNNNNNNNNNNNNNNNNNNNNNNNNNNNNNNNNNNNNNNNNNNNNNNNNNNNNNNNNNNNNNNNNNNNNNNNNNNNNNNNNNNNNNNNNNNNNNNNNNNNNNNNNNNNNNNNNNNNNNNNNNNNNNNNNNNNNNNNNNNNNNNNNNNNNNNNNNNNNNNNNNNNNNNNNNNNNNNNNNNNNNNNNNNNNNNNNNNNNNNNNNNNNNNNNNNNNNNNNNNNNNNNNNNNNNNNNNNNNNNNNNNNNNNNNNNNNNNNNNNNNNNNNNNNNNNNNNNNNNNNNNNNNNNNNNNNNNNNNNNNNNNNNNNNNNNNNNNNNNNNNNNNNNNNNNNNNNNNNNNNNNNNNNNNNNNNNNNNNNNNNNNNNNNNNNNNNNNNNNNNNNNNNNNNNNNNNNNNNNNNNNNNNNNNNNNNNNNNNNNNNNNNNNNNNNNNNNNNNNNNNNNNNNNNNNNNNNNNNNNNNNNNNNNNNNNNNNNNNNNNNNNNNNNNNNNNNNNNNNNNNNNNNNNNNNNNNNNNNNNNNNNNNNNNNNNNNNNNNNNNNNNNNNNNNNNNNNNNNNNNNNNNNNNNNNNNNNNNNNNNNNNNNNNNNNNNNNNNNNNNNNNNNNNNNNNNNNNNNNNNNNNNNNNNNNNNNNNNNNNNNNNNNNNNNNNNNNNNNNNNNNNNNNNNNNNNNNNNNNNNNNNNNNNNNNNNNNNNNNNNNNNNNNNNNNNNNNNNNNNNNNNNNNNNNNNNNNNNNNNNNNNNNNNNNNNNNNNNNNNNNNNNNNNNNNNNNNNNNNNNNNNNNNNNNNNNNNNNNNNNNNNNNNNNNNNNNNNNNNNNNNNNNNNNNNNNNNNNNNNNNNNNNNNNNNNNNNNNNNNNNNNNNNNNNNNNNNNNNNNNNNNNNNNNNNNNNNNNNNNNNNNNNNNNNNNNNNNNNNNNNNNNNNNNNNNNNNNNNNNNNNNNNNNNNNNNNNNNNNNNNNNNNNNNNNNNNNNNNNNNNNNNNNNNNNNNNNNNNNNNNNNNNNNNNNNNNNNNNNNNNNNNNNNNNNNNNNNNNNNNNNNNNNNNNNNNNNNNNNNNNNNNNNNNNNNNNNNNNNNNNNNNNNNNNNNNNNNNNNNNNNNNNNNNNNNNNNNNNNNNNNNNNNNNNNNNNNNNNNNNNNNNNNNNNNNNNNNNNNNNNNNNNNNNNNNNNNNNNNNNNNNNNNNNNNNNNNNNNNNNNNNNNNNNNNNNNNNNNNNNNNNNNNNNNNNNNNNNNNNNNNNNNNNNNNNNNNNNNNNNNNNNNNNNNNNNNNNNNNNNNNNNNNNNNNNNNNNNNNNNNNNNNNNNNNNNNNNNNNNNNNNNNNNNNNNNNNNNNNNNNNNNNNNNNNNNNNNNNNNNNNNNNNNNNNNNNNNNNNNNNNNNNNNNNNNNNNNNNNNNNNNNNNNNNNNNNNNNNNNNNNNNNNNNNNNNNNNNNNNNNNNNNNNNNNNNNNNNNNNNNNNNNNNNNNNNNNNNNNNNNNNNNNNNNNNNNNNNNNNNNNNNNNNNNNNNNNNNNNNNNNNNNNNNNNNNNNNNNNNNNNNNNNNNNNNNNNNNNNNNNNNNNNNNNNNNNNNNNNNNNNNNNNNNNNNNNNNNNNNNNNNNNNNNNNNNNNNNNNNNNNNNNNNNNNNNNNNNNNNNNNNNNNNNNNNNNNNNNNNNNNNNNNNNNNNNNNNNNNNNNNNNNNNNNNNNNNNNNNNNNNNNNNNNNNNNNNNNNNNNNNNNNNNNNNNNNNNNNNNNNNNNNNNNNNNNNNNNNNNNNNNNNNNNNNNNNNNNNNNNNNNNNNNNNNNNNNNNNNNNNNNNNNNNNNNNNNNNNNNNNNNNNNNNNNNNNNNNNNNNNNNNNNNNNNNNNNNNNNNNNNNNNNNNNNNNNNNNNNNNNNNNNNNNNNNNNNNNNNNNNNNNNNNNNNNNNNNNNNNNNNNNNNNNNNNNNNNNNNNNNNNNNNNNNNNNNNNNNNNNNNNNNNNNNNNNNNNNNNNNNNNNNNNNNNNNNNNNNNNNNNNNNNNNNNNNNNNNNNNNNNNNNNNNNNNNNNNNNNNNNNNNNNNNNNNNNNNNNNNNNNNNNNNNNNNNNNNNNNNNNNNNNNNNNNNNNNNNNNNNNNNNNNNNNNNNNNNNNNNNNNNNNNNNNNNNNNNNNNNNNNNNNNNNNNNNNNNNNNNNNNNNNNNNNNNNNNNNNNNNNNNNNNNNNNNNNNNNNNNNNNNNNNNNNNNNNNNNNNNNNNNNNNNNNNNNNNNNNNNNNNNNNNNNNNNNNNNNNNNNNNNNNNNNNNNNNNNNNNNNNNNNNNNNNNNNNNNNNNNNNNNNNNNNNNNNNNNNNNNNNNNNNNNNNNNNNNNNNNNNNNNNNNNNNNNNNNNNNNNNNNNNNNNNNNNNNNNNNNNNNNNNNNNNNNNNNNNNNNNNNNNNNNNNNNNNNNNNNNNNNNNNNNNNNNNNNNNNNNNNNNNNNNNNNNNNNNNNNNNNNNNNNNNNNNNNNNNNNNNNNNNNNNNNNNNNNNNNNNNNNNNNNNNNNNNNNNNNNNNNNNNNNNNNNNNNNNNNNNNNNNNNNNNNNNNNNNNNNNNNNNNNNNNNNNNNNNNNNNNNNNNNNNNNNNNNNNNNNNNNNNNNNNNNNNNNNNNNNNNNNNNNNNNNNNNNNNNNNNNNNNNNNNNNNNNNNNNNNNNNNNNNNNNNNNNNNNNNNNNNNNNNNNNNNNNNNNNNNNNNNNNNNNNNNNNNNNNNNNNNNNNNNNNNNNNNNNNNNNNNNNNNNNNNNNNNNNNNNNNNNNNNNNNNNNNNNNNNNNNNNNNNNNNNNNNNNNNNNNNNNNNNNNNNNNNNNNNNNNNNNNNNNNNNNNNNNNNNNNNNNNNNNNNNNNNNNNNNNNNNNNNNNNNNNNNNNNNNNNNNNNNNNNNNNNNNNNNNNNNNNNNNNNNNNNNNNNNNNNNNNNNNNNNNNNNNNNNNNNNNNNNNNNNNNNNNNNNNNNNNNNNNNNNNNNNNNNNNNNNNNNNNNNNNNNNNNNNNNNNNNNNNNNNNNNNNNNNNNNNNNNNNNNNNNNNNNNNNNNNNNNNNNNNNNNNNNNNNNNNNNNNNNNNNNNNNNNNNNNNNNNNNNNNNNNNNNNNNNNNNNNNNNNNNNNNNNNNNNNNNNNNNNNNNNNNNNNNNNNNNNNNNNNNNNNNNNNNNNNNNNNNNNNNNNNNNNNNNNNNNNNNNNNNNNNNNNNNNNNNNNNNNNNNNNNNNNNNNNNNNNNNNNNNNNNNNNNNNNNNNNNNNNNNNNNNNNNNNNNNNNNNNNNNNNNNNNNNNNNNNNNNNNNNNNNNNNNNNNNNNNNNNNNNNNNNNNNNNNNNNNNNNNNNNNNNNNNNNNNNNNNNNNNNNNNNNNNNNNNNNNNNNNNNNNNNNNNNNNNNNNNNNNNNNNNNNNNNNNNNNNNNNNNNNNNNNNNNNNNNNNNNNNNNNNNNNNNNNNNNNNNNNNNNNNNNNNNNNNNNNNNNNNNNNNNNNNNNNNNNNNNNNNNNNNNNNNNNNNNNNNNNNNNNNNNNNNNNNNNNNNNNNNNNNNNNNNNNNNNNNNNNNNNNNNNNNNNNNNNNNNNNNNNNNNNNNNNNNNNNNNNNNNNNNNNNNNNNNNNNNNNNNNNNNNNNNNNNNNNNNNNNNNNNNNNNNNNNNNNNNNNNNNNNNNNNNNNNNNNNNNNNNNNNNNNNNNNNNNNNNNNNNNNNNNNNNNNNNNNNNNNNNNNNNNNNNNNNNNNNNNNNNNNNNNNNNNNNNNNNNNNNNNNNNNNNNNNNNNNNNNNNNNNNNNNNNNNNNNNNNNNNNNNNNNNNNNNNNNNNNNNNNNNNNNNNNNNNNNNNNNNNNNNNNNNNNNNNNNNNNNNNNNNNNNNNNNNNNNNNNNNNNNNNNNNNNNNNNNNNNNNNNNNNNNNNNNNNNNNNNNNNNNNNNNNNNNNNNNNNNNNNNNNNNNNNNNNNNNNNNNNNNNNNNNNNNNNNNNNNNNNNNNNNNNNNNNNNNNNNNNNNNNNNNNNNNNNNNNNNTATAAATGCAAGGGGGGAgtcaagaaacaagaagagtCAAAGAACCTACTGGTCAAAAAGTAGTCGGGCAATTTCCACGTAACTAAATGGTAATGCCTGAAAAGTCGACTGAGACTCCCGTTCTGCTTCCAAGATCTGAGTCAAATTGTCTAGTTCACAATCaaagaagcaacaacaataGTTAACACTTACGCATCTACTTTCCCTTTTAACATTGAAATTTTTATCTGCTAAATGTGCATTTTTTTGTGTCTTACCAACAGACATCCATCCCGGAGGCCGGAAAGAGCATTTTCCTCTCCTCTTCAGTGCCACTGCAAGCCACAGAGGCACCTTGGTCGGAATCTGAGGAATGAACNNNNNNNNNNNNNNNNNNNNNNNNNNNNNNNNNNNNNNNNNNNNNNNNNNNNNNNNNNNNNNNNNNNNNNNNNNNNNNNNNNNNNNNNNNNNNNNNNNNNNNNNNNNNNNNNNNNNNNNNNNNNNNNNNNNNNNNNNNNNNNNNNNNNNNNNNNNNNNNNNNNNNNNNNNNNNNNNNNNNNNNNNNNNNNNNNNNNNNNNNNNNNNNNNNNNNNNNNNNNNNNNNNNNNNNNNNNNNNNNNNNNNNNNNNNNNNNNNNNNNNNNNNNNNNNNNNNNNNNNNNNNNNNNNNNNNNNNNNNNNNNNNNNNNNNNNNNNNNNNNNNNNNNNNNNNNNNNNNNNNNNNNNNNNNNNNNNNNNNNNNNNNNNNNNNNNNNNNNNNNNNNNNNNNNNNNNNNNNNNNNNNNNNNNNNNNNNNNNNNNNNNNNNNNNNNNNNNNNNNNNNNNNNNNNNNNNNNNNNNNNNNNNNNNNNNNNNNNNNNNNNNNNNNNNNNNNNNNNNNNNNNNNNNNNNNNNNNNNNNNNNNNNNNNNNNNNNNNNNNNNNNNNNNNNNNNNNNNNNNNNNNNNNNNNNNNNNNNNNNNNNNNNNNNNNNNNNNNNNNNNNNNNNNNNNNNNNNNNNNNNNNNNNNNNNNNNNNNNNNNNNNNNNNNNNNNNNNNNNNNNNNNNNNNNNNNNNNNNNNNNNNNNNNNNNNNNNNNNNNNNNNNNNNNNNNNNNNNNNNNNNNNNNNNNNNNNNNNNNNNNNNNNNNNNNNNNNNNNNNNNNNNNNNNNNNNNNNNNNNNNNNNNNNNNNNNNNNNNNNNNNNNNNNNNNNNNNNNNNNNNNNNNNNNNNNNNNNNNNNNNNNNNNNNNNNNNNNNNNNNNNNNNNNNNNNNNNNNNNNNNNNNNNNNNNNNNNNNNNNNNNNNNNNNNNNNNNNNNNNNNNNNNNNNNNNNNNNNNNNNNNNNNNNNNNNNNNNNNNNNNNNNNNNNNNNNNNNNNNNNNNNNNNNNNNNNNNNNNNNNNNNNNNNNNNNNNNNNNNNNNNNNNNNNNNNNNNNNNNNNNNNNNNNNNNNNNNNNNNNNNNNNNNNNNNNNNNNNNNNNNNNNNNNNNNNNNNNNNNNNNNNNNNNNNNNNNNNNNNNNNNNNNNNNNNNNNNNNNNNNNNNNNNNNNNNNNNNNNNNNNNNNNNNNNNNNNNNNNNNNNNNNNNNNNNNNNNNNNNNNNNNNNNNNNNNNNNNNNNNNNNNNNNNNNNNNNNNNNNNNNNNNNNNNNNNNNNNNNNNNNNNNNNNNNNNNNNNNNNNNNNNNNNNNNNNNNNNNNNNNNNNNNNNNNNNNNNNNNNNNNNNNNNNNNNNNNNNNNNNNNNNNNNNNNNNNNNNNNNNNNNNNNNNNNNNNNNNNNNNNNNNNNNNNNNNNNNNNNNNNNNNNNNNNNNNNNNNNNNNNNNNNNNNNNNNNNNNNNNNNNNNNNNNNNNNNNNNNNNNNNNNNNNNNNNNNNNNNNNNNNNNNNNNNNNNNNNNNNNNNNNNNNNNNNNNNNNNNNNNNNNNNNNNNNNNNNNNNNNNNNNNNNNNNNNNNNNNNNNNNNNNNNNNNNNNNNNNNNNNNNNNNNNNNNNNNNNNNNNNNNNNNNNNNNNNNNNNNNNNNNNNNNNNNNNNNNNNNNNNNNNNNNNNNNNNNNNNNNNNNNNNNNNNNNNNNNNNNNNNNNNNNNNNNNNNNNNNNNNNNNNNNNNNNNNNNNNNNNNNNNNNNNNNNNNNNNNNNNNNNNNNNNNNNNNNNNNNNNNNNNNNNNNNNNNNNNNNNNNNNNNNNNNNNNNNNNNNNNNNNNNNNNNNNNNNNNNNNNNNNNNNNNNNNNNNNNNNNNNNNNNNNNNNNNNNNNNNNNNNNNNNNNNNNNNNNNNNNNNNNNNNNNNNNNNNNNNNNNNNNNNNNNNNNNNNNNNNNNNNNNNNNNNNNNNNNNNNNNNNNNNNNNNNNNNNNNNNNNNNNNNNNNNNNNNNNNNNataaaaaaaaaaaaaaaaaaacagagacaaaatgCAAAAACCATCTAAAATCTAAAGAGCATGTTAAAACAAAGCTGAGGAAGTTTCAAAATTATCAAAGGGAGTAAAACCTAGCTCGTCTCAGTAGCCCAAAACAAAAGGGTCCTTCGTAGAGACATTTAATCAAACACCTTGTCTACACGaaaatttctcttctttttttttccttttgctagAACATATCCATTTCCAATTTCAGCAGCATCATGAATCAGCAACAAAAAAGGGTACAATTCAAAACATGTCTACTGATCTAACAAGCAACATTTCGCAAAATCTGGgaacaatttattttacataaaaacgCCGGATACAGTAAGTAAAGAGAGAATCCCTAGTTTTTGATTTGAGATATGAGCTCGAGTTTACCTGGTTAGATTTGGGTGATTCCTTGACGATCAGATCAATCTCTTCCGATCGGAAAGCGATCGAAATTCTCAAAGAGTGAGAGTTATCGATTTCGGCTTTCTACGTTGGCGGGAAATCCGATTTCAGTATAGCGGGAAACTAAAAGAGAATGGACTAGTGTTAACTCTATTGTAATAGGTTTCGGTTGGACCGGAATTTTAGTTTAACCGATCTCAAACCAGGACCGAAATTGTTAACccaaaataaagttttattgtGATATGTTTAAGAAGCCAAAGACTAAATTGGCATGTTTATTATATAGTCCAGACTCCAGACGAAAGATGGTGAACCAAATGTTGTTGAGCTGTATTATTAAAGAATAAggtaaaaagttttttttatatataattttattaaaaatttaaaattcctctctaaccaaaatcaaactctaTTTTGTTCATCATGGCTTTCACGTCATGACGACTTTCTCCTAAtccttaaaaaacaaaagacccAAACCAATAGGTAGGTGAATCAACAACACAAGACTTGATTGCAGGCACGACTGTTATATATCTTCTCCTCATGATCTTCACTATTTTCCCTTTTTGTAATAATGCTTTACCAAATTTGCTTTTAATTCATTTATCTCGatttccaaaacaacaaaaaaaaaaatgaagctgGAAGACTTACTTGTGGAAGACGAAACCAAAGATCAAAATGGCGTTAGCGTCGCGGCTCTTCTTGATCATCACCGTCGTCACCCTCAGCTTCTGCAACAAGTAAGTCAAACTCGTATATCTCGTGATATTTGAAACTCAACAAAGAGATGAACATAAATTATGCATGATTAAATCCATCCGTTGgcaatttattttgaattgatcaagaagagaagaatatatacttttgttcTGATCGGTTTGGTTGCAGCCATCATCAAAACTGAAGGAGCATAAGagcgaagaagagaagaatgatttgatcaagaagaagcaaaagcgaACTCTTCAAAAAGAAGTGATGAAAATGCAAGGAGAGCTGGAGGACGAGCAGGCATTGAACAAGGCTCTACGTGATATGCACCGTGGTCCCGTCATGTCCCAGCCTCGTCTCTCTTTactgcttcttcctcctcagGCAAGTCCATTTCTCTGGTGTTGTTACATCTAAGAAAACATATGTAAACGCagcgtttttgagaaaaaaagatggaatATGATTTAGAAACCTGATTATATAAGTTAAGTTTGTGTAGGTTCAAGAGCTGATAGAGGAGCTAGCGACGGTTGAGGCAGAGATACTCTGTCTTGAGAAACGAATTCAAGACTTGAAACTTGATGTGTATAGtgagaaaaaagagaatgaagtaCTTGAAGCCAGTattgatgaaggagaagaagagaagatgatgaatccTAAAAAACTACTACAAAGGCAGAATCATCTTCCTTGCGACGCTGACAATGACATTATAAAGATGAGATCTGAGGATCTAAAACACAGATCCAAGTCTCATAGTTATGAAGATCATCGTGCTGTTAAGGATATTCAAATGAACAGTCCTCGTACTTATGCGTCAATTGGATCAGCCAGGGAGTTCTCATCAAGAATCCATTCCTCGACCTTTTCTGATGGAACATCAAGAACGCAAGAGAAAAATAATGTGCAAGAGACGACAGCAAATGTAGTATCGGAGGATCTGGTGAAGTGCTTGATGGGAATATATTTAGAACTCAACAGGTCATCGCGGGAACGAGAAGGGTCAAAAACTGTTTCGAAGCTGAGCCTCACACACCTCAAGAATGCTTCTTTCAAACGCAAATCGGTGTATGACCATAACGCTTCAAATCTTGATCCTTATGGAGCTGTGATGGGGGCTTCTCTTAGAGACATAGGAGAGTACAAGAACTTCATCCACATCACTCGAACCTCCATTGATGTTAGCCGTTTATCCGATTGTTCCACTTCTCTTGTCAATTTGAGGTACTTAAACATcaatatacttataaattatcTGTGAGATCACATTATTTCCATGatctctatataatataaacacaCATGTTACATGTAGGGTTTTGAAGGAGAAGTTGAGCAGAGTAGATTTGAGTTTCTTGAACCACAAGAAAAAGATGGCATTCTGGATCAATACATACAACGCATGCGTCATGAATGTAACACCATAAAACTAAACTTCATCTTTAGTTGAAAGAATTAAAATCAAGATTCCAGAATTGaaactttgtttgtttgcaggggTTTCTGGAACACGGACTACCTTCATCAAAGGAGAAGCTACTTACCCTCCTCAAAATGGTAAATAATACAGTACATAACAATAAACATTATTAAATTTCTCATACTTGAACTTAATGAATCAAATTGACCATATTTGCTTACTGTGTTTTTGGTAACATGGTAAATAACACATATGTaacaataaacattttaaattgtTCATACTTCAAAATTAGTTAATTGACTTGTGTTGTTTGTAGGCAACAATTGACGTGGGAGGCATGCAACTGTCAGCTCTAGATATTGAAGACTCTATCTTGCAGAGTCCATGCGAACCTAGGGAATCTGTAAGAATTCATACTGATGGATgttcatatatatcataattatgtgGCGTTGTGATAACCGatctttaaaatgttttgaatTTCTTCTGAGATAAAAGCTGGTTCCAACGGGTGAAAGCGAAGCGAGAATACAGAAACGGTACGGGTTCAGATGCGTAGAACCAAACCTAATGTTCGTGCTTTGTCGTGGAGATTGGTCCTCACCTGCTGTAAGTTCACTCGAATCCTATTTGATAAGTATTGCTCTAAAGGTACG is drawn from Camelina sativa cultivar DH55 chromosome 1, Cs, whole genome shotgun sequence and contains these coding sequences:
- the LOC104776714 gene encoding uncharacterized protein LOC104776714; the protein is MKLEDLLVEDETKDQNGVSVAALLDHHRRHPQLLQQPSSKLKEHKSEEEKNDLIKKKQKRTLQKEVMKMQGELEDEQALNKALRDMHRGPVMSQPRLSLLLLPPQVQELIEELATVEAEILCLEKRIQDLKLDVYSEKKENEVLEASIDEGEEEKMMNPKKLLQRQNHLPCDADNDIIKMRSEDLKHRSKSHSYEDHRAVKDIQMNSPRTYASIGSAREFSSRIHSSTFSDGTSRTQEKNNVQETTANVVSEDLVKCLMGIYLELNRSSREREGSKTVSKLSLTHLKNASFKRKSVYDHNASNLDPYGAVMGASLRDIGEYKNFIHITRTSIDVSRLSDCSTSLVNLRVLKEKLSRVDLSFLNHKKKMAFWINTYNACVMNGFLEHGLPSSKEKLLTLLKMATIDVGGMQLSALDIEDSILQSPCEPRESLVPTGESEARIQKRYGFRCVEPNLMFVLCRGDWSSPALRVYTAEDVVNELIKARTEYLEASIGISGRKKIMIPSFLRKRLRDFAEDEGSLVEWICSQLPPVQRCLQLKETAMEWLNKKGTESQLKKLVEVRAHEYEFRYLYPL